Sequence from the Streptomyces peucetius genome:
GTTCGCCGTCCAGCTCGGCGAGCTTGTCGAGCATGGCGGCGCGGTGGGCGGCGTATTCGGGGCCCGTCACATCGACGGCCGAGCCGAGAACGGTCACAGCAGTGCCTCCGGGATGTCGACGTGCCGGGCGCGCAGCCACTCGCCCAGCGCCTTGCCCTGCGGATCGAAACGGGCCTGCGCGGCGACTCCCTCGCCGAGGATCCCCGCGACCGTGAAGTTCAGGGCGCGCAGATTCGGCAGGACGTGTCGTACGACGGTCAGCCCTGCGGTCTCGGGCAGCAGTTCGCGCAGCCGCTCCACGGTCAGTTCGTGGGCGAGCCAGCTCCAGGCCGCGTCGCTGCGGGCCCATACGCCGATGTTCGCGTCGCCGCCCTTGTCGCCGCTGCGGGCGCCCGCGACGAGGCCGAGCGGCGCCCGCCGGGTCGGCCCGGGCCCGGGCGGCTCGGGCAGCGCGCCCGGCCCGGGGTCCTCGAGGACCCGAGTGCGCCGCGGATGGGGCACGGCGACGCGCTCGCCGCCGGGCAGGACGGCGGTGTGCGGGACGTCGGCGGCGTCGACGTACGCGGCCTCGAACACCCCGTAGGGCGTGCCCTTGCCGGGCGGGGCGGTGACGTGGAAGCCGGGGTAGCTGGCGAGGGCCAGCTCGATCGCGGCGCCGCTGACGGCCCTGCCGACCTTGTCGGAGTCCGGGTCGCGCACGACGAGCCGCAGCAGAGCGGCGGCCCGTTCCTCGGTGTCGGCGTCCTCGTGGTCGGTGCGGGCGAGTTCCCAGCGCACTTCGGCGGGCCGCTGCTTGCCGAGCGCGTCCTCGAGCTGTTCGCGCACGAGTCGGGCCTTGGCGTCGATGTCGAGACCGGTCAGCACGAACACGACCTCGTTGCGCCAGCCGCCGAGCCTGCACAGGCCGGTCTTGAGGGTCGGCGGCGGCGCCTCGCCGCGCACCCCGGAGATCCTGACGCGGTCGGGGCCGTCGGGGTCGAGGCGTACGGTGTCGAGCCGGGCGGTCACGTCCGGCCCGGCGTAGCGGGCGCCGCCCGTCTCGTACAGCAACTGGGCGGTGACGGTGCCGATGTCGACGAAGCCGCCGGTTCCTTCGTGCTTGGTGATGACCGAGGTGCCGTCGGAGTGGATCTCGGCGAGCGGGAAACCGGGCCGGCGCACATCGCGGCCGGCCTCGGCGAAGAACGCGTAGTTGCCGCCGGTGGCCTGGGTGCCGCATTCGAGCACGTGCCCGGCAACGACGGCGCCCGCGAGCTCGTCGTACGCCTCCGGGCCCCAGCCGAACCGCCAGGCCGCGGCCCCGGTGACGAGGGCCGCGTCGGTGACCCGTCCGGTGACGACGACGTCCGCGCCGGCGCCCAGGCAGGCGGTGATCCCGGCGCCGCCGAGGTAGGCGTTGGCGGTCAGCGTGCCGGGGAAGCGGGCGGTGAGGTCGTCGCCCTCGACATGCCCGACCCGGACGGGGACGCCGACCTGGCCGGCCAGTTCCCGTACGGCGTCGGCGAGTCCGGCGGGGTTGAGGCCGCCGGCGTTGGCGACGATGCGGACGCCGCGTTCACGGGCGAGCCCGAGGGTGTCCTGGAGCTGGTGCAGGAACGTCCTGGCGTAACCGAGATCGGGGTCCTTGAGCCGGTCGCGGCCGAGGATGAGCATGGTGAGCTCGGCGAGATAGTCCCCGGTGACGATGTCCAGCGGCCCGCCGGTCAGCATTTCACGCATCGCGCCGAACCGGTCGCCGTAGAACCCGGACACGTTCCCGATGCGCAGCATCTACGCCGCCCCCTTGGGCTCACGGCCCTTGCCGGGCGGGCCGGCGAACGCCTGGGCGAGGTCCAGCCAGCGGTCGGCGTCCGCGCCGTCGGCCCGCAGGGCCAGGTCGGCGCGGTGGGCGCGCCGGGTGACGAGCAGGGCGAAGTCCAGGGCGGGCCCGGTGACACGCTGGGCGGCGTCCTCGGGGCCGTACGCCCACAACTCTCCGGCCGGGCCGGTGAGTTCGAGGCGGAACGGCTCGACGGGCGGCGTCAGGCCGTTCACGCCGTATGCGAAGTCCCTGGTGCGGAACCCGATCCAGGCGATCTGAGCGAGCCGGGCCGTGGGCGTGCGGACGGCGCCGAGCCCGTCCGCGACGTCCTGGCCGTGCGCCCAGGTCTCCATCAGTCGCGCGGTCGCCATCGACGCGGTGCTCATCGGCGGGCCGTACCAGGGGAAGCGGCTGCCGGGCGGGGCGTCGCGCAGCGCCCCAAGGAGCCGTTCGCGGCCCTCACGCCAGCGGGCCAGCAGTGTGGCGGGTGGCAGCGCGGCGCCCTCGGCCGCGCCGTCGTCGACGAAGGAGTGCGGCGCGGCGAGCGCCTTCTCCGCCTCCTCGGCGAAGGCCGCGGGGTCCGTGACGGCGACGAGGGCGACGGAGTCGGTCCAGGCGAGGTGGGCGATCTGATGGGCGACGGTCCAGCCCTCGGCGGGTGTGGCGGCCGCCCATTGCTCGGGGCTCAGGTCACCGACCAGCCGGTCGAGGTCTTCGCTTTCGCTGCGCAAGTCGTCGAGTACGACGGCCGGATGGGACACGGGACGCTCCCCTGTGGCACGGCGGTGTGTGCCCGGAGCATGGCAGCCCCCACAGAAACAAGCAAGCATGCTTGCTTTGATTTTACGGGGCCCGAATCCGTCGTCCACGCTTCACCGCAGGTCAACCGCATCCCGCCGCAGAATTGATTCTCTTTGAACCGCAAGGATGGTCCCTCAAAGGACTGTTGCGGCGCCCACGGCCCCCGCCTCACCTTGGGGGAACGCCCCCTCCCCCGGCGCCCGCGCCGTCTTCCAGGAGGACGGCAACCTCGTCATCCACGCACCGGGCGCGGGTGAGCGGTCCGCCGTGGCAACACGGCGGACCGCTTGCGGCATGCTCTTCCCGGCGCCGGGCGCCCGGCGACCGCCGGTCAGCCGGGCGGCGCCGGCTTCTTCGCCGCCGCCTGTGTCCGGACCGCCCCCATGCTCGCCACGACGACCAGCACGATCGCCAGCCCCTCGGGCGGCGAGAGCGCCTGGTTCAGCACCAGGAACCCGGCCGTCGCGGCGATCGCCGGCTCCAGGCTCATCAGCACCGCGAACGTCGCCGCGGGCAGCCTGCGCAGTGCCAGCAGCTCCAGGGTGTACGGCAGGACGGACGACATCAGCGCCACCGCGAGCCCCAGCCCCAGTGTCGAGGGCACGAACAGCCGCGACCCCGCCTCGACCAGTCCGAACGGCAGACTC
This genomic interval carries:
- a CDS encoding acyclic terpene utilization AtuA family protein, with the protein product MLRIGNVSGFYGDRFGAMREMLTGGPLDIVTGDYLAELTMLILGRDRLKDPDLGYARTFLHQLQDTLGLARERGVRIVANAGGLNPAGLADAVRELAGQVGVPVRVGHVEGDDLTARFPGTLTANAYLGGAGITACLGAGADVVVTGRVTDAALVTGAAAWRFGWGPEAYDELAGAVVAGHVLECGTQATGGNYAFFAEAGRDVRRPGFPLAEIHSDGTSVITKHEGTGGFVDIGTVTAQLLYETGGARYAGPDVTARLDTVRLDPDGPDRVRISGVRGEAPPPTLKTGLCRLGGWRNEVVFVLTGLDIDAKARLVREQLEDALGKQRPAEVRWELARTDHEDADTEERAAALLRLVVRDPDSDKVGRAVSGAAIELALASYPGFHVTAPPGKGTPYGVFEAAYVDAADVPHTAVLPGGERVAVPHPRRTRVLEDPGPGALPEPPGPGPTRRAPLGLVAGARSGDKGGDANIGVWARSDAAWSWLAHELTVERLRELLPETAGLTVVRHVLPNLRALNFTVAGILGEGVAAQARFDPQGKALGEWLRARHVDIPEALL
- a CDS encoding TIGR03084 family metal-binding protein, which translates into the protein MSHPAVVLDDLRSESEDLDRLVGDLSPEQWAAATPAEGWTVAHQIAHLAWTDSVALVAVTDPAAFAEEAEKALAAPHSFVDDGAAEGAALPPATLLARWREGRERLLGALRDAPPGSRFPWYGPPMSTASMATARLMETWAHGQDVADGLGAVRTPTARLAQIAWIGFRTRDFAYGVNGLTPPVEPFRLELTGPAGELWAYGPEDAAQRVTGPALDFALLVTRRAHRADLALRADGADADRWLDLAQAFAGPPGKGREPKGAA